Part of the Bacillus cabrialesii genome is shown below.
TTCGCAGACGGCCCGACCGTATCCTGTGCCGAATATCTTCAGCCAGCCGCTGCTGGGATGAAAACAACGGGATATTCTCCCAATATTGCACAAAAGCTTTAATCCCGTCACGCAAAATAAAATCAGCAAGCTTCCTGTCCCGCATGATCCGATCCCGCCGTTCCTCAAGCGTTTTGAGCCCAGGCGTTGTGCTTTCAAGCACAAGGGCCGATACCCGTTCGGGATATGCTACCGCAAAAGAATAAGCAAGTCTTCCTCCCATAGAATACCCAATCAATTTCACTTTGTGAAGTTTTAGTTGATCAAAAATCTCGGCAAGGTCAGAGACTTGCCGGCTTGTGCTGTATCTTTTCCCATTCAGCGGGGCATCCGTTTCACCATGCCCTAAACAATCAATTTTGATCAAACGGGTATCAGGCAGCATCGCATCAAGAAAACTCCATGATTGCTTGCTGCCGGTAAACCCGTGCAGACAGACGACGGCTTCGGAAGCATTCGGCCGCTCATCTGCCATAGCATAACGGACACCGTCAGAAACAGTTATGCTTACAGTTCCCATTGTTTTTTCACTTCCCGCACAGCCTCATTCAGCATATCGCGATGAAGCTGGACTCTCGATTGGCGATTCGTTTTGATTTCTATCAAATGGAGTCCAGGCTTGTCTGCCTGCGGCGCGTAAGCTGCTTTGAATTCATCCCACGAAGCCGGGCATGAATACGTTCCGCCGTAAAGTGCAGCCGCATGCTTGAAATCGAGCCCTGTCGGCGTGCCGAACAAATCTTCAAAGTGCGCCTTCTCAGATGCCTGCGGCAAAAATGAGAAAATCCCTCCGCCGTCATTATTCACGAGAATCACAGTTAGCGGAATGTGCAGCTTTTTAGCAGCAAGCAGTCCGTTTAAATCATGATAAAAAGATAAATCTCCAATCACGAGGGTAACGGGCGCTTTTGTTCCTTCACATACCCCCATGGCGGAGGAGACGACACCGTCTATCCCGTTTGCACCCCGATTTGAATAAATACGGAAATTGCGCTCCTGGTTTTCAAAAAACGTATCAACATCCCTGATCGGCATGCTATTTCCGACAAAGAGCGAGCTGTCTTCTGGCACGAGATGCTGAAGGATGCGATAAAGATTGCCTTCAAACGACACGTCTTCACTGCTGATTGTTTGCAGATGCTCACGGAACCGTCTATTGACAAACTGCCACTTTTCCAGCCATTCTGATGATCTGGCCACATCAGCAAGTTCAGCCATGATTGCTTCGGCAAAAACCGACGCATTACTGTGAATCATATGCGCGCTTGCCTGTGTCGGGTCTCTCCACCCTCCATCCTCGTCAATCACAACCTGCTGAATGTCCGGATCATCCTTGAGCCATAAGAAAACAGGTTTTGAAACAGGCATTGGCCCAAAACGGATGACAACATCAGGGCGCAAATTTGATTTCAATTCATCATCTTTTAAAAATGAATCGTACGCATCAATGACAGTGCTTTTATCATGAGCACCGTTCCGCAAATTAGACAGCGGGTCAGCTAAAATCGGATACTGAAGCGCTTTTGACAGCGCAATAATGTTTTCCTTATCCGCATCACTATGGAGCTCTCCGCAGACGATCATACCCTTTTCAGCCTCTGCGAGCATTGCACCCACATCAGACAGGGATTCGCGGTCAACAGACTGCGTACCCGTTTTCACAGACACATGACGGCCTGTTCTCATTCTTCCAAACGGCTCAGCTGAAAGATCCGGCATAAGCGGTTCCCGCAGCGGCACATTCACATGCACAGGTCCCATTGGGCGTTTTTGCGCTTCCCCGGCTGCGCGGCCGGCCAGCGTTCGGATATATCTGAGCATATGCGGAGACTCTTCAGGAAGAGCTGAGTCTGTGAAAAACTTAACAAAGTTACCGAATAAGAAGTGCTGATTTATAGCCTGCGGTGCGCCTACTTCGCGCAGCTCGTGAGGCCGATCAGCAGTTAACACAATAATTGGCACTCTTGAATAATGGGCTTCAATCACAGCCGGATAAAAGTTGGCCGCGGCTGTTCCTGATGTGCAGATCAAAAGCACGGGACGCTGCTTCGCTTTTGCCAGCCCTAAAGCAAAAAATCCGGCAGATCTTTCATCTATTTGGACATGGACGCTGATATCAGGATGCGCGGCTGCAAGAATGGCCAGCGGTGTAGATCTTGAGCCCGGGCAAACGACGGCGTCCGTAATTCCGGAAAGGGCGAATTCATCAATAAAACTTCCGATGTAATGAGTAATCGGGTTGGCTGTCAACGCCTCTCACCTCCTAGTGCAGAGATCATCGGCTTCAATTTAATCTGTGTTTCTTCATATTCCGATTGCGGATCGGAGTCTTCCACAATGCCGCATCCGGCAAAAAGCCTTGCTGTGCTTCCTTCGATCAGCCCTGAACGGATGGCTACTGCGAATTCTCCGTTATCCTGGCTGTCAATCCAGCCAATAGGAGCCGCATACCAGCCGCGGGATAACGGTTCGATCTCTCTAATCACTTCAACAGCTTTTTTCTGAGGTGCTCCCCCAAGCGCCGGTGTCGGATGCAGTTTCTCAATTAGGTCAAAGAGCGATGCCGACTCACGAAGCTGCCCGACAATCGGCGTAAATAAGTGCTGAACGCTTTTCGTTTTGTACAAGACAGGTCCGTCAGGCTTTTCGATCTCAGAGCAGCTTGATTCAAAAGCGTTTTGGATCATGCCTACCACAATATCATGCTCCAGCAGATTTTTCTCATCGTTTAATAATTCAAGGCCTATCCGGCGGTCTTCTTCTTCATCCCTGCCGCGTTTAATGGAGCCTGCCAGACAAGAAGACATAACAGTGCTGCCGTCTCTTTTGATCAGTCTTTCCGGAGACGCGCCGACAAAGATTTTCCCTTTTTGTTCGATAGCAAAAACATAGCTTGTCTGCTGATCATTCAGAAGTGTTTTAAGCACCGGTTCAATTTGGACCGGGCCGTCAAACGTAAGCAGAAGCTCCCGGGCAAGAACCACTTTATCATATTGTTTCTCTTTAATTTGGCTTGTAGCCGTTTCGATTGCTTTCAGCCAATCATCCTTATCCATCTCTTCAGATGCAGTAATCAGAGCTTGGTCTCCTTGATCGAATCCGGGAACCATAAAATCCGATGCAAAAGCTTTTAACCCTTCCAAAACAGCTTCTGCCTCTTCTTCTCCGCTTACCCACCTGTTGACTGTTAAAAACGGGCCTTCAGCAGTCATCGTCAGCATAAGCGCAGGCACAAAGAAATCCCCTTCCGAGAAATGGTTCCATTGTGTACCTCTTTCTTCGCAAGGGTCAAAAGAAAATCCTCCGAATAACACAGGTCCCACTGCAGAATGCTGCAGCTTTTCTTCTTCATAAATATGAAAAGCCGTCTTTTTAAAGCGCTCCCATTGTTCAAAAACCTCGCGATACCGCTCGCTGTTTTTTTGATTTGTCTGGAAAACCGCTTCTTTGCCAAGACCGACTATTGTCAATTCACTTTCAGGATCTGACCAAAAAAATCGATTGCCTGTATATTTTTTTGCTCCGTAGTTGAAAAATGATAGAGGGTCAAGAGACTCGATTTGTCTCGAATAGCTTATTAAGACAGCATGGTTGACTTCTTTGGCTTTATGTAATGCATGTAGTACTTCCTTTCGGAACGAACGCTGCACCGTTGTCACCATGAGACATTCCTCCATAATCCTTAAAATGCTTTTAATACCATACACCTGTGTCTCCTTTGTGTCAAACACACAGATCATGCAGTCCAAATGGCCTGCCTTACCTATTATAAACCTAATTTCAGAAATGAAAAAGAAACAAACCTTAAATTTCTTTCTCCACTGATAGCAAAGGTTGTATCCGCTTACCATATAAGGAAAATCTCCTATATTCCTCCACCCGCCATTTATGAAAGTTCTCAGGCGATCTGTTCATACTAAAGGTATGCATCACAGAGAAACGAGGCGATCACATGCTTACAAAAGACCAGCTGCAGCATTTAAAACATGAACTGGAACAAACAAAAAAAGATATCTTAAACCGTTTCAAAGACAATGACCATTTTCAGCTTAACTCAGCCTTTCCTTATGATTCGTGGGGGGAGCTTTCCGCTTACGACAACCACCCCGGAGATCAGGCGACAGAGCTTTACGAGCGTGAAAAAGACATCGCTCTCGACTTGCATGAGCGAGAGCATCTCCGGGACATTGAGTATTCATTAAAGGCGATAGAAAACGGTACGTACGGTATATGTGAAGTCAGCGGAAAGGAAATCCCTTACGAACGACTTGAAGCGCTTCCGACTGCCACAACGCTCGCAGAGTATTCGTCACAGGATGTCGTTTCCAAAGACCGTCCGATCGAAGAGGAAACGCCTTTCGGGCAATTTGAATTTGATGATGATGAAGAAATCAGAGCGCCTTATGACAGTGAAGATTCCTATCAGGACGTCGAAAAATACGGAAACTCATCCACACCGCAGGATATGGAAAACCCTCCGCTCAGCTATGATGATATGACGATGAACGCTGAAGAAAATATCGGCAATACGGAGTCGTATGAAAATTTCATCGCTACAGATATCACTGGCAAAGAAATTACAGTTTATCAAAGCAGAGCCCATGAGCGCTATGAGGAAGAACTCGATGAAGAGGGAATCATGACAACATTCGGCGATCTCCACGCCGATTGAACCCCCGGTTATTGGGGGTTCTTTTCCGTTGTCAGCATATCGGTAATCAGCTTCAGATAATCCTTTTGCAATCCGATGTCATACCGCTTGCCCTCCAGCAGTTTTCCGTAAACATCGCATGCCCCGAGTGAAGCTTTAATCGCATCTGTTACTTGCACTTCTCCTCCGGCATCTGCTTTTAAAGTCTTTAGCTCATCAAAAATATCCGGTGTGAAAATATAACGTCCTGCTGCCGCAAAATGAGACGGCGGGTTTTGTTTAGGCTTTTCCACAATATCCTGAATGCGATAAAGCCCTTTTTCAACAGACTCCCCTTTTATCACGCCGTAATGGTGCAAATCCTCCGTTTTTGTTTCTTTTAAGCCGATCACACTGCACTGATATTGCGTATACGCCTCAATCATCTGCCCCAAAGCCGGCTGATGAGCGGAAAAGATCAGATCATCCGGCAAAACGACGGCAAAAGGCTCTCCGCCGGCAAATTGCTTTCCAAAAGAAATCGCATCGCCAAGACCTTTTGCATAAGGCTGCCGCACGTAATGAATCCGTA
Proteins encoded:
- the menH gene encoding 2-succinyl-6-hydroxy-2,4-cyclohexadiene-1-carboxylate synthase — protein: MGTVSITVSDGVRYAMADERPNASEAVVCLHGFTGSKQSWSFLDAMLPDTRLIKIDCLGHGETDAPLNGKRYSTSRQVSDLAEIFDQLKLHKVKLIGYSMGGRLAYSFAVAYPERVSALVLESTTPGLKTLEERRDRIMRDRKLADFILRDGIKAFVQYWENIPLFSSQQRLAEDIRHRIRSGRLRNNKIGLANSLTGMGTGSQPSLWSRVDEIAVPVLLICGEWDKKFCAINQEVHKKLPSSRIEVVPKAGHTVHVEQPRFFGKIVSEFLTSL
- the menD gene encoding 2-succinyl-5-enolpyruvyl-6-hydroxy-3-cyclohexene-1-carboxylic-acid synthase — its product is MTANPITHYIGSFIDEFALSGITDAVVCPGSRSTPLAILAAAHPDISVHVQIDERSAGFFALGLAKAKQRPVLLICTSGTAAANFYPAVIEAHYSRVPIIVLTADRPHELREVGAPQAINQHFLFGNFVKFFTDSALPEESPHMLRYIRTLAGRAAGEAQKRPMGPVHVNVPLREPLMPDLSAEPFGRMRTGRHVSVKTGTQSVDRESLSDVGAMLAEAEKGMIVCGELHSDADKENIIALSKALQYPILADPLSNLRNGAHDKSTVIDAYDSFLKDDELKSNLRPDVVIRFGPMPVSKPVFLWLKDDPDIQQVVIDEDGGWRDPTQASAHMIHSNASVFAEAIMAELADVARSSEWLEKWQFVNRRFREHLQTISSEDVSFEGNLYRILQHLVPEDSSLFVGNSMPIRDVDTFFENQERNFRIYSNRGANGIDGVVSSAMGVCEGTKAPVTLVIGDLSFYHDLNGLLAAKKLHIPLTVILVNNDGGGIFSFLPQASEKAHFEDLFGTPTGLDFKHAAALYGGTYSCPASWDEFKAAYAPQADKPGLHLIEIKTNRQSRVQLHRDMLNEAVREVKKQWEL
- a CDS encoding isochorismate synthase, whose product is MVTTVQRSFRKEVLHALHKAKEVNHAVLISYSRQIESLDPLSFFNYGAKKYTGNRFFWSDPESELTIVGLGKEAVFQTNQKNSERYREVFEQWERFKKTAFHIYEEEKLQHSAVGPVLFGGFSFDPCEERGTQWNHFSEGDFFVPALMLTMTAEGPFLTVNRWVSGEEEAEAVLEGLKAFASDFMVPGFDQGDQALITASEEMDKDDWLKAIETATSQIKEKQYDKVVLARELLLTFDGPVQIEPVLKTLLNDQQTSYVFAIEQKGKIFVGASPERLIKRDGSTVMSSCLAGSIKRGRDEEEDRRIGLELLNDEKNLLEHDIVVGMIQNAFESSCSEIEKPDGPVLYKTKSVQHLFTPIVGQLRESASLFDLIEKLHPTPALGGAPQKKAVEVIREIEPLSRGWYAAPIGWIDSQDNGEFAVAIRSGLIEGSTARLFAGCGIVEDSDPQSEYEETQIKLKPMISALGGERR
- a CDS encoding yteA family sporulation protein codes for the protein MLTKDQLQHLKHELEQTKKDILNRFKDNDHFQLNSAFPYDSWGELSAYDNHPGDQATELYEREKDIALDLHEREHLRDIEYSLKAIENGTYGICEVSGKEIPYERLEALPTATTLAEYSSQDVVSKDRPIEEETPFGQFEFDDDEEIRAPYDSEDSYQDVEKYGNSSTPQDMENPPLSYDDMTMNAEENIGNTESYENFIATDITGKEITVYQSRAHERYEEELDEEGIMTTFGDLHAD
- a CDS encoding UTP--glucose-1-phosphate uridylyltransferase, coding for MIKKAIIPAGGYGTRNLPVTKVIPKEMFPVGSKPVIHYIVEELKESGIEDILMVVSSHKNLIVDYFDSSLALEAFLASRNKLHLLSEHPIPDIRIHYVRQPYAKGLGDAISFGKQFAGGEPFAVVLPDDLIFSAHQPALGQMIEAYTQYQCSVIGLKETKTEDLHHYGVIKGESVEKGLYRIQDIVEKPKQNPPSHFAAAGRYIFTPDIFDELKTLKADAGGEVQVTDAIKASLGACDVYGKLLEGKRYDIGLQKDYLKLITDMLTTEKNPQ